The Phaeodactylum tricornutum CCAP 1055/1 chromosome 2, whole genome shotgun sequence DNA window ATTCCTATCGAAGCGAGAAGTTTCAAGTTGAACAGGAACTTCCACTGGGGGATCAATATTGTACATGCTCCGTACGCTCGCTTCTTCCTCCCATTCTTGTTGCATTTGCAGAACTGCTCCTCGACGAAAAGTCGCACTCTGACGCTTGACCATTTTTCGAGCCGCTGCTTCAGGGGTGTCTTCATTAAATCCATTTGTCAGCCGTAGCTCGTATCCAGTGGCTGGTGTAGATGGCGGTTCCGTGTCGTTTTCCATTGCAAGGTTCGTTTGAGACAGCGTCATGTTCACAACGTTCTGAAGCTCTTCAGGTCCAGTCCTGTTTAAGAAGGAAGGACGGGGAAATTTGATGTGCTTTACCAACTCATCGACATCCTCTGTCGAATACTCACTACTATCATGATGGAGGCCGTGGTTAGGATCTCTCGCTGGTGATGCTGATTTAGAAGTGTGGGCGGGGGGAAGCAGAGTATTTTCCGTGGTCGTCTCGTTCCAGTTATCCGCACTGGTTTGAACAGTAACTTTGCCCTCGTGGTTTAAGAACTTCGGATTGAGAAATTTCAAGGAGGTATTGACATCCTCGCATGGACTAGCGTTTGGCATTGCTTGCGATTTCTGCGACGGGGTCTTGTCGCCGACATGCGAGGTTCTGCTGCATCCGTTTCGCCTTTTCTTGAACACTCCACCGTGATACTGCGTCATTACGGAGGTCCTCCGACGCGAACCTTCGCTGGCCTTGATCAATAAAGACGCGTGCAAGCCACTAGGTAACAAATATCGCTCAAATTCGGGGTCTAAAACACGTTTCTTACTCATGGCCCCTGTGTGGATGATCAATCGTCCAAAAGCTGATAAAGATATAACCACCTGAAAGAAGAGGAACAGGACAACTCCGACCAGGAGCCACTGAAAAGGCCCGGCCATACATTCTGCCACAGCTAATATGAGCCATAAAAGAAAGAGGTACAAAGAAGCCACTACAAACCGCGAAGGTAGCGACGTTACGTATTGGCCCATGGAGGAGCGTAGCAAGCAGTGGGAGTTGGTGTCCGAAATGGCCCCGATCATACCCCAGGCGGTGAAGGTAGCCACAAGACCAATAACAGTTATACATGACCCTAGAGCTAGTACAACTCCGATATAGAATTTGAGAGAAGTGTAGTTTTGATCATGAAGTGCCGCTCGCATTTGTGTTGAATCCTCAGATGAATTGAACAGAACATTCATGTTGGTGCCGAGTAACAGCGACAGAAATACCATGTTGGAGGAGAAGCGCTGGGTAGTATAGTCTCTAATTTCTTCGCCGCTAGGTTTCGCCCAAGCCACGTGGCGACGCCACAACGTAGTTTGATCGACGGTCACGAAGAATTCGTAGGGATGCAACAGCCCAACAAGGCTCATCCATGTTCCGTGTGTAAAATCCTCGAGCTCACTGGATGCATTCGGAATCTGCACCGAGTTCCAGAGCACCATCCTCCTCTATTTCAAGGCTTGGAAATTGCAGAACTTTCACACCTTATGGATGCTTCAGATTAAGTGTGGTGCATGTTCTTGTAATCCGGTAGAGGTGTAGGATTGCGAGATGGTCACAAACCCATTTGTTGAACACGGCAAAACAGCACAGATTTGTGCGACACCTGCGACTCTAGACGAAAGATGAAGTTCATTCGAAAAACGCTACGTACTTATGGTCACCTTAACATCAACGTAAGGATGTTTTGCAAAATCAGGTTGTTGTCGTATAAATCTCCCATTTTTGGATCGAAATATTACTTTTATTTTTCATTGTAAAATAATTTGTTCAAAAAGATATTCACCAAAAGGTTATATAGACAGAGGGTTATcagacgaaaacaaaaagtaATTATACAAATCAGGTGAAGAAAAATGTTGAATTCCTCATAGGTGGGAAGAATTGTATTTGTCACTACGATGTCGTCAATGGAAGGAAAATAGGGCACGTCTGTCCCTCGTACCGAATACACTTCCGTCCAACCAACCAAACATAATCTCTTTCATTTTAAGTTCTTTCAGCTATTCCCTCTCACTATCAGCATTCTCTTGACAGCAACCATGGTGAAGAAAAAGGGCAAGTCTAAGCGTTCCACGCTCAAAGACAAGTACAAAATTCAACGGCGGACAGCGGAAACGAATCGGAAACGCCGCAAACAGGGAAACCGTGATGCGGCCAACGGCGTGGTACGACATGACAAGAATACGAAAGACCCCGGCATTCCCAACTCGTGGCCCTTTAAACAGGATCTTTTGAAAGAAATCCAGCGTTCACGGGAGCGTCAACAGCAGTTGCAACAAGAAACGAAGGATCAACGCCAAACCGATCTGAAAGCACTTCGGGATCATCAAGAACAGGGCGGCACTGCACGGACAGTAAAGGAGCTTATGGAACAAGCCAATCGCGACCGGGCTCAGTATGCCGCTaaacaagaagaagaggacaacagcgacgatgatggaGATTCTGGCGAAGGACAGCGTAAGGATGGTACTAAGGCTGCGGGGCAACAGTCTCGTCGAGCTTATTTGCGCGAGTTGAAAAAAGTTGTTGACACGGCAGACGTTGTCTTGCAAGTTTTGGATGCCCGGGATCCGATGGGATCGCGGATCAGTCCAGCCATAGAAAACGTTATTCTTTCACGTGCCGATAAGCGTATGGTACTGGTTTTAAATAAGATTGATTTGGTACCGAAAGAAGTTGTCGGGAGCTGGTTGACAACCTTGCGACGATCACATCCTGCAATCGCCATCAAGGCGAGTCAGCATGGGTCATCGAATAGTGATGATACAACTTCTTCCGCTACTACTGTAACGGTTCCGGTTGGTATGGATGGTCTGTTGCAGTTGCTCAAGAACTACGCACGTACTGGAGGAACCGGTGGCAAAAGCAAGACAACCATTGTGGTTGGAATAATTGGGTACCCAAATGTTGGCAAGAGTAGTATCATTAATGCTTTGAAGCGATCACGTGCGGTTGGTGTCAGTCCCAGGCCAGGTTTCACAACTACGATGCAGGAAGTTGTTTTGGACCGCAATGTTCGACTATTGGATAGTCCTGGAGTGGTGTTCGATGACAGGTCCGCTTTGCTAGGAAATTGCGTCGATGCAGAATCTATTGAGGATCCCATTCCACCCGTGACGGCTTTACTAAAGCGTTGCAATCATGCGAGTTTGCTAATGACCTATAACATTCCGGCGTTTCCACCTGGCGAAGTCATGATGTTCTTGGCCATGGTGGCACGTTCGTATGGGCGTGTTCTCAAGGGTGGCATCCCGGATAAAGAGGCCGCAGCGCGAGCAGTACTAAAGGACTGGAATAATGGAAAGATTCCATACTACACTGCTCCGCCTAAAAATGTCGGACCAGACGTGTCAACAGacgccgttgttgttgcaaaatTTGGTGCTGAATTCGATATAACCAAGTTCGATGCCCAAGTTATGGACAGTTTAAAGGACAGTGACGCAATGGATTTTGTACAGTTGGAAAAAGGTCTCGAGGGAGAGAACCACGCGGCAAATGATGTCGCGTTTTTGGCCGGAAGCGATGAtagcgacgaagaaatggacgacgacagtAACGCTTCCCATGATCAGACAAGGAAAACCAGATCTCAAATTGCCGCTGCTCAGGACTACGACTTTGAAAGCCTTTAGTAAAAGTAGATTGCTAGTTGCACAATTTGCCACTTCATTTctcattcactgtcagagcGATCTTTTTATCTCTTTTTCGTGCTGGCCGTTGCTTTTTCATTCCCAGCTTTCATCCAAGGCGCTTCATTCGCTGTCTTAATTATGAAGCGATTGTCCATGACCTTATTGTACTGGTAATCGAAAAACAACTCATTTTCGGCATCAATGTCTTTCGTAGCAAAAAATCCGATCCGATAATCGCCATTCACAAACATGGTTCTTGCCTCGCAATTCGGGTTGCTGGAATGATTTAGAAAGCGAGTTATGTTTCCCTTCCGATTGGCATCGATAACTGTCTCCGAATTGAGATTGAACAAGCTTGATTGGTTCTGTTGATCATACAGCTGCCCTCGACGATCGGCTTCTTCCTGGCTTATCAGCTCACCAACATACTCGTGAATGTATTCGCCTTTCCTGAGACTGTATTTTGAAAAACATCCCCACCCAGCGTTCTTGATGCTGGAAGGGGCCAGCATAAGATGTGTGTGTCGACGCATGGTCAAGTTATCGTTGTGGCATTGCTGGTTCGAAATTCTTTTATTTGGAGGATCGCAACAAGTTTGACAGCTACAAAGGTCCGGATCACATTCCCGCTTAGTGGCAAAGCAGGTACACGAGGACGAGCTGCAATTGCCTTTGCAACCGCAGCCACGAAAAAAATTGGGGCTCTTCCAACTCCAGGCGCAGGCCTTTGTGCAGAAAAAGTGATTATCAACGCAGCGACAAATTCCGTCCCAGCAGGGTTCTTCGTGCACGCAGGGTTCAAACGCCGGATGAATTTCGGCCTTTTCGATCTGGCTGTACCAAATCTGGTTGTAGTTGCGAGCGGAGTAATAATTGGCAGGACCCCCTactttttttctttgtggGATAGGCAAGTCGCGAGACGGGACTTGaagctgttcttgttgtGCAAAATGAGACACCTCGTTCAAAGACACACGTATAGTGGCGGCTATTTTGGTCAAATCACCGTCCCAAATCAGGTACAATCGACGGCAAAGGATCTTTTGCGATTCAGTAAGTTGAAACAACGTAGTGGGTCGGCTTTTTCCTTTGCCTCCCTCGGAGGGCTGGGATAATGATGAGATCTTGCTGGTGGTTTTAGTTCCATCTATCTCCAAGGCTTTCGCAAATTCGTACTGGAATGTCGGGCTAGGCTTTTCTTGCAAGCCATGCTTGTTACTGATAACAAGCGCGAAAGTTCGTAATATAAGTGGATGGATCAAATTGCAGCAGCGGCGCATTTTGCCGAGCAAAGATACTTACCAGTCGAAAGTGAAGCAGCGTCTGCAGTACAGAAGCCGATAGGAGCTCATCGCCTTCAGATAAATTGCGAGTTGCGGATCAGCGGCGACCTCAGTCTCGCCAGTGGGTGCTGGCAACTGGGAAACAATACCAACAGAAATAGTTGGCACCAAATGCAACGAACAATGTTGGTACCGCTCTAGGACACGCTCGGAATCTGTCTTTGTAACTTCGGCGATGCATTGGACTAGATCGGTATCTATCTCGGCGGGTCCCTTTAGAATCTCATTTCGGAGAGAATTGTTCACAAGGCAGAGCTGCAGTACCCGATCCAGCGAGGCATTTATTCGTGTCTGTTCGAACCCCGGACCGTATTGTATTTGCCGCTCACGATGACTGGTGTCGTACATAGAAAAAATGTCGTCGCTGGGGTTTTGTGGAGCGATGTCCATCGCGTTTGGGTCTCCATCGGTGACGAAATCGTCAGCAAGTGAGGCTGGAACGTAGGTCAGAACATTATTATCCGGAACGGCATACACGTTGTCAATAACAACACAACTCTGATGAATGGGTATGGCGGGCTCCGACACTGGAAGCTGTATTGCATGGACAGTAATCTGGTTGGAGTCTTTGCCTTGAAATTGCTCACGCACTTTGTAGCGCACGACTTTTGATTTGTTCCTTGTATTTTCAGTTAACGCAGGGTGGCTGGTGGAAGGTAAGAGTGTGTTGAAAATCTTGACGCGGCGTGGAGCCTTTCTTAATACAGGATCGCGATACTCTTTGAGAGCTTTCTGTAATCGCTCGTCTTCGGCtttctcttcgtcggcaCAGACTTTTTGCCAGAGTTTTCGAACTTGATTTTGAATTTCGGCATACTCCATCTTACAAAAGAAGGTATTGGTTTATTGGCAAAGTTTTGTATTACTGTTCATAGAAGTCGAACAAGGACAAATGTGCTCCACTTTGTGCAAGCAATATGTGAAAGTGATTGGTGTCGGCTTTTAGTTCATGGCCGGGTCCGCATAATTTATCACCCGAAGTGCTAGGCTTCGTCTGCTCGTCGATCATTCACTTTGAGAAGTACGGAGACGTTGGTACCTCCCGTAAAAAGATGGTGCTGTTGAAATATTGTCTTATACGACTATTCATCAACCAATCTAATCACAAGTCCCGATGTCGCTGAGATTGTATTGGTTTCCTGTTGACAGAAGCGGCAGAAGGGCAACCAACATCCATTGATTTGGTGAAACGCCGATGCACCCAACGAAGTCAAGATAAGGACGACAAATCCAGTGCCATACTGCCTGAAGACAACATAAGATACAAGAAGGGTATCACCACTATGATTTCTACATCACTTGATCCAAAAAGCTCCAAAAAGCGCCCCCGTTCCATATCTCTGAGAAGCAATAATGGCTGTAGCACCAAAGGACGACTCGCAGACAATCCAACGCAGCAACGTAATCGGCAACGGAAGAATCAGACCAAGCCGACGGCATGGGTCGACCACTGGGAACTGAACGCTGTGGGTAAATCACTGTGTGCAGCATCGGAGCTTTTCGTCGAGAATGCTGATAATTTGCTCACTACGAAGCAAGGGCACGAATTGGGTCAAGCCGAATCAATGGCGTTGTCAGAAGCCATTGAGCGTGTCGCGGTATGGAGAACGCGACAGACACAACTGCCACACATTGTCGAATCATCGGCGGCCCTGGCTGAAATACTGTTGCGCGAGGCCACGACAGCAACTGGTTGTAGCGCCATGGAACTACGACACGCCTACGCATGTGCCGTGATCAGATCGATCAACGGTCTGGCGGACCcactgcaacaacaacgatcGGTAGCCACCAGCATTGCTTTACTCTGTCGCCAATTGGGTCTTCCATCCTGGCTAGTAGATGTTCGTCACGAGGCAACCCACAATCAAATGCCGACCTTGGCTGTACTCCGCATGGCGGCCAAAACGTTGCTGCAGTACTTTCAAGCTGTCTACTGGAAACCAATCGCAAATATTCCCGTGAACTACAATGAGGAAGCATACACCTTGCTGGAAGAATATGCAAGAAGAACGCTGCCGCGGCAAGCAGAATTCATTTCCGAAGAAGACAATGCTACTTCACAGCAAGACTCTGATAAGTCGGTAGACGATAATGGCAGTcgcgaggaagaagaagctaTGGTGGGCGGTCGAAGGCTCGGAACAACGACAAATAGCTTTGCCCTACTTATGGAACCGAAAAAGATCAAACCCGTTAAGCtcgaaaaaaaggaaaaaataaaaaagaagaaaagaaagaatgTTTCTGTCGACGCCCTGACGAAGTCAGCTTTGGCATTTGTTCAAGCTAAAATCCCAGTGTCGGAGGCTTTTCGGTcattgctttcctttctcgTATGGGGATTCGGCGGAACTTCAGGAGTCCTAGTTCCGCAGGCTTCCGGCGTCTTTTCGGTGAATAGCTTTGGAGTACAGCAAATACGAAAACATTATATTCCCCTGATTTCGGCGGCTGTCAAGGAATGGCCTGGATTTCATCGAGCACTTTTTATCCATTTGTTTGAGTTTCTCTTTGTATCTGAGCAACGGGTTGTTATTCGACCGGTAGAACCATCATTGGCACGCTCATTTTTCTTTGCTAAGTCGTGGATTCAGCATTTGTTGACTCGCCAATTCtttgactttgtcgatcCCGAACTCGTTCGTACAGACACCGCATTCGAAGAGACTGACTTGATGCCGCTTTCTATCCTTGAAGATGTTGGCTATCCGCTAAATTCTTTGTGCGATCGGCTCGAAATAGCTAAACTAAAAGGATTCGCTCATTTCGATTGCATTGCCTCGGTCGTTGAAACGTTCCGGCACATTCTCGGAGATACGCGAGTCGCTCGCCACGGCTATCCAGAGAGTCAGGCTTTTACCCTACCTGAAAAAGAGTTTACTGCAATTGACCCCTTACAGCTTCTAGAAACTGAGACACTGGAAAACAATGCGTCACTGGATGAGATCGAAGCGATGTTGGCTGGGCAAGTATCGACGACATGCGAAGACGATGACATGAGAAACAAGGCAATCAAATGCAACCCGCCGCTTACAAAGGAAGGAGGAGCTGATTGTAACATTGCACACGGTGCTGTTGTGAATGAAAAACAAATGAACTGCGAATTGGTGGACAATAATTTTTTCTGCGGTCAATCCGACCCACAACCACACCGTAATCGTGAAGAAACAACTGATTTGAGAGGGACGGCTGTTACATCGGAATTAAGTCAGCTACCCGAGGAAGTTTCATCTCTTGACATCAAGTGTGCCAACGAAAGCACAACATTACAGACAGGCTATTCGTTCGGCAATCCGAATAGTGGGCGAAAAACGCGCCCGGTATGGAAATATTGCAAGTCATGGGATGAATGTTCCGTCGGTGCCCTACCGGGACGTCCCTCATAAAAGTCAATACATCTTGGTCTAACAATTTCTATTAACGTGTGTCCACCTTAAATCTGGAGAGTGCTATCATCGGAGAATTGTCAGAGGAACACCTAAATTTCTTCGGTCGCATTTTTAAACACGGATATTTTCGACCTTGACGCGAATAATAGAGTCTGCCGAGAGCTGCATATCATAGCGATGTGAGTCTCGATTCCATGATTTGACTGTCCCGTACTTGCCGTTCA harbors:
- a CDS encoding predicted protein, whose product is MVLWNSVQIPNASSELEDFTHGTWMSLVGLLHPYEFFVTVDQTTLWRRHVAWAKPSGEEIRDYTTQRFSSNMVFLSLLLGTNMNVLFNSSEDSTQMRAALHDQNYTSLKFYIGVVLALGSCITVIGLVATFTAWGMIGAISDTNSHCLLRSSMGQYVTSLPSRFVVASLYLFLLWLILAVAECMAGPFQWLLVGVVLFLFFQVVISLSAFGRLIIHTGAMSKKRVLDPEFERYLLPSGLHASLLIKASEGSRRRTSVMTQYHGGVFKKRRNGCSRTSHVGDKTPSQKSQAMPNASPCEDVNTSLKFLNPKFLNHEGKVTVQTSADNWNETTTENTLLPPAHTSKSASPARDPNHGLHHDSSEYSTEDVDELVKHIKFPRPSFLNRTGPEELQNVVNMTLSQTNLAMENDTEPPSTPATGYELRLTNGFNEDTPEAAARKMVKRQSATFRRGAVLQMQQEWEEEASVRSMYNIDPPVEVPVQLETSRFDRNRMPRISILNRARGLVALQRLVQGGDLANDSSVIQLDLAQSNGRNPLHNIPEKKLEFLRSVSEKSKPSVVDPQTAPSREVDYGYTSLENSESQDAFASPSSKHSVLANIKLLDSTSRPRDMFSFSPDEEEAGEYQEVLPDADGGERQYLLGRKARKMFQRNARKQKKSLTTKMQS
- a CDS encoding predicted protein; this encodes GVVRHDKNTKDPGIPNSWPFKQDLLKEIQRSRELKELMEQANRDRAQYAAKQEEEDNSDDDGDSGEGQRKDGTKAAGQQSRRAYLRELKKVVDTADVVLQVLDARDPMGSRISPAIENVILSRADKRMVLVLNKIDLVPKEVVGSWLTTLRRSHPAIAIKASQHGSSNSDDTTSSATTVTVPVGMDGLLQLLKNYARTGGTGGKSKTTIVVGIIGYPNVGKSSIINALKRSRAVGVSPRPGFTTTMQEVVLDRNVRLLDSPGVVFDDRSALLGNCVDAESIEDPIPPVTALLKRCNHASLLMTYNIPAFPPGEVMMFLAMVARSYGRVLKGGIPDKEAAARAVLKDWNNGKIPYYTAPPK
- a CDS encoding predicted protein — its product is GWGCFSKYSLRKGEYIHEYVGELISQEEADRRGQLYDQQNQSSLFNLNSETVIDANRKGNITRFLNHSSNPNCEARTMFVNGDYRIGFFATKDIDAENELFFDYQY
- a CDS encoding predicted protein, which translates into the protein MISTSLDPKSSKKRPRSISLRSNNGCSTKGRLADNPTQQRNRQRKNQTKPTAWVDHWELNAVGKSLCAASELFVENADNLLTTKQGHELGQAESMALSEAIERVAVWRTRQTQLPHIVESSAALAEILLREATTATGCSAMELRHAYACAVIRSINGLADPLQQQRSVATSIALLCRQLGLPSWLVDVRHEATHNQMPTLAVLRMAAKTLLQYFQAVYWKPIANIPVNYNEEAYTLLEEYARRTLPRQAEFISEEDNATSQQDSDKSVDDNGSREEEEAMVGGRRLGTTTNSFALLMEPKKIKPVKLEKKEKIKKKKRKNVSVDALTKSALAFVQAKIPVSEAFRSLLSFLVWGFGGTSGVLVPQASGVFSVNSFGVQQIRKHYIPLISAAVKEWPGFHRALFIHLFEFLFVSEQRVVIRPVEPSLARSFFFAKSWIQHLLTRQFFDFVDPELVRTDTAFEETDLMPLSILEDVGYPLNSLCDRLEIAKLKGFAHFDCIASVVETFRHILGDTRVARHGYPESQAFTLPEKEFTAIDPLQLLETETLENNASLDEIEAMLAGQVSTTCEDDDMRNKAIKCNPPLTKEGGADCNIAHGAVVNEKQMNCELVDNNFFCGQSDPQPHRNREETTDLRGTAVTSELSQLPEEVSSLDIKCANESTTLQTGYSFGNPNSGRKTRPVWKYCKSWDECSVGALPGRPS